Proteins encoded within one genomic window of Bacillus thuringiensis:
- a CDS encoding helix-turn-helix transcriptional regulator — MGVKNKIKELRKQHHITQVEMAKAMQVTRQTIVAIENHHYNPSLELSLKIAKYFGVKVEEIFTLE, encoded by the coding sequence ATGGGTGTGAAAAATAAAATTAAAGAATTAAGAAAGCAACATCATATAACACAAGTTGAAATGGCAAAGGCGATGCAGGTGACGCGGCAGACAATCGTGGCGATTGAAAACCATCATTACAACCCGAGTCTAGAGTTATCCTTAAAAATCGCCAAATATTTTGGAGTGAAGGTGGAAGAAATATTTACGCTAGAGTAA
- a CDS encoding YeiH family protein, protein MEQTLVIQKKKGFGFSQGIGITLLIAIAAKYLAELPFLNIMGQLVIAILIGMVWRATIGVPHEAIAGTNFASKKLLRFGIILLGMRLNLVDIAKAGPKVLVIAAVVITFTIFVVYGLTKVFKVEKKLGILTACGTAICGAAAVVAIAPQVKAKDDETAVGAAIIAILGTIFTLIYTLLYPVLGLSPYGYGVFSGATLHEIAHVIAAAAPGGSTAVDIAVIVKLTRVAMLVPVAILIGLWFGKSEGSKEKRSWRDLPIPWFIFGFLAMSAVHSLGVIPEVVAGYIVVIAYMLIAMAMAGLGLNVEFKTFRKLGSKAFVAGLIGSVCLSVLGYVLVYALGFM, encoded by the coding sequence GTGGAACAAACACTTGTTATACAAAAGAAAAAGGGCTTTGGTTTTTCACAAGGGATTGGGATTACACTATTAATCGCAATCGCTGCGAAATATTTAGCAGAGCTTCCATTTTTAAATATTATGGGACAATTAGTAATTGCTATTCTAATTGGGATGGTTTGGCGTGCGACAATTGGAGTCCCTCATGAAGCCATTGCGGGGACGAACTTTGCGAGTAAGAAGTTGCTTCGCTTTGGGATTATCTTACTTGGAATGCGATTAAACCTTGTTGATATTGCGAAGGCGGGGCCGAAAGTATTGGTCATCGCAGCGGTTGTTATTACATTTACAATTTTCGTTGTATATGGACTAACGAAAGTATTTAAAGTAGAAAAGAAACTTGGCATTTTAACAGCGTGCGGAACAGCAATTTGCGGCGCTGCTGCAGTCGTGGCAATTGCGCCGCAAGTGAAAGCGAAGGATGATGAAACGGCAGTTGGTGCCGCAATTATTGCAATTTTAGGTACGATATTTACGCTTATTTATACGTTATTATATCCAGTGCTTGGCCTATCTCCATACGGATACGGAGTTTTCTCAGGGGCGACGCTGCATGAAATTGCTCATGTTATCGCAGCTGCGGCGCCAGGAGGAAGTACGGCTGTAGACATCGCAGTTATCGTGAAACTAACGCGTGTTGCGATGCTCGTACCAGTAGCAATTTTAATTGGGTTATGGTTTGGTAAGAGTGAAGGTAGCAAAGAAAAGAGATCGTGGCGAGACCTTCCAATTCCGTGGTTCATTTTTGGATTTTTAGCGATGAGTGCGGTGCATTCGCTCGGCGTGATTCCAGAAGTTGTTGCGGGTTATATTGTAGTCATCGCTTATATGCTTATCGCAATGGCGATGGCGGGGCTTGGTTTAAATGTAGAGTTTAAAACGTTCCGTAAGTTAGGAAGCAAAGCATTCGTGGCGGGACTGATTGGTTCGGTTTGCTTATCGGTTCTTGGATACGTTCTTGTATATGCGTTAGGGTTTATGTAG
- a CDS encoding LysR family transcriptional regulator, which produces MNVDILKIFVTVVEQKHFSRAAELLNLSQPGVSMHIRNLENEFGTTLIQRSPKHVQVTEAGNILYIHAKQMLSLYEDAKQEINELHNVVTGTLRIGASFTIGEYLLPKILANYANENPRVEVHTFISNTEDVLQSLRSNQIDIGLVEGQVVYADVDVETFMQDEMKLVVPPNHPLLRTNEINERTLQDQVWVLRESGSGTRAYSDRFIHQHHLKMKRFFTFSSIQSVKEAVAAGLGIAILSDWTVRKELLAKELFHVEVPNEQLIRPFSIVRGKYFIPSKAIQVFLNHVDSFAKKQS; this is translated from the coding sequence ATGAACGTAGACATTTTAAAAATCTTTGTTACCGTTGTTGAGCAAAAACATTTCTCCCGTGCTGCAGAATTATTAAACCTTTCACAGCCTGGCGTAAGTATGCATATACGCAACTTAGAAAATGAATTTGGAACTACACTCATTCAGCGCTCCCCAAAGCACGTTCAAGTGACCGAGGCCGGAAACATTTTATATATACACGCAAAGCAAATGCTCTCTCTTTACGAGGATGCTAAGCAAGAAATTAACGAACTACATAACGTTGTAACAGGGACGCTTCGCATCGGTGCTAGTTTTACAATTGGCGAATACTTACTTCCAAAAATACTCGCTAATTATGCCAATGAAAATCCACGCGTCGAAGTTCATACCTTTATTTCAAATACAGAAGACGTTTTGCAAAGCCTTCGCTCTAATCAAATTGATATCGGCTTAGTAGAAGGGCAAGTTGTATATGCTGATGTTGACGTTGAAACGTTTATGCAAGATGAAATGAAGCTCGTCGTCCCGCCAAACCATCCACTGCTCCGCACAAATGAAATAAACGAAAGGACACTCCAAGACCAGGTATGGGTATTAAGAGAAAGTGGTTCTGGCACACGTGCTTATAGTGACCGATTTATTCATCAACACCATTTAAAAATGAAACGATTCTTTACATTTAGTAGTATCCAAAGTGTAAAGGAAGCCGTCGCAGCCGGTCTTGGCATTGCTATACTTTCTGATTGGACTGTACGGAAAGAGCTACTAGCAAAAGAACTATTCCACGTCGAAGTTCCAAATGAACAACTTATCCGTCCATTCTCCATCGTGCGTGGCAAATATTTCATCCCATCTAAAGCTATTCAAGTGTTTTTAAATCATGTAGATTCTTTTGCGAAAAAACAGAGTTGA
- a CDS encoding MerR family transcriptional regulator encodes MRIGELSKETGVSERSLRHYEEKGLLPSKRLANGYRDFDESAIEKVELIQMYLQIGLNLEETAKMLRCLEIEPHLYENPCSSILTLYEDKLNEVTNQISLLSNIQTNLQKHVSLLKQAKEKG; translated from the coding sequence TTGCGAATCGGGGAGTTATCAAAAGAAACTGGCGTTAGCGAAAGGTCACTAAGACATTACGAAGAAAAGGGATTACTCCCTTCGAAGCGCCTCGCAAATGGCTATCGCGATTTCGATGAAAGTGCTATCGAAAAAGTGGAGCTTATTCAAATGTACTTACAAATTGGCTTAAATTTAGAAGAGACGGCAAAGATGCTGCGCTGCCTTGAAATCGAACCGCATCTGTACGAAAATCCTTGCAGCAGCATCCTTACGCTTTACGAAGATAAACTCAATGAAGTAACAAATCAAATCTCATTACTTTCCAACATCCAAACGAATTTGCAAAAACACGTTTCACTCCTAAAACAAGCAAAAGAAAAGGGATGA
- a CDS encoding flavodoxin family protein: MFVIHGSSRQNGNTETLTHMMIDGIETEQIYLRDHTVYPITDKRHDAEGFQPVNDDYEQLTQRMLTHDTIIFATPLYWYGMSGHMKNFVDRWSQSLRDTSLHFKEKMKGKKMYVVIVGGDNPKLKALPLISQFQYIFDFVGSSFEGYIVGDANGLDEIQNDTEALAKAQIYNNEFKNYKQK, translated from the coding sequence ATGTTTGTTATACATGGCAGTTCAAGACAAAACGGAAATACGGAAACTTTAACACATATGATGATTGATGGAATTGAAACAGAACAAATTTATTTACGTGATCACACAGTCTATCCTATTACAGATAAGCGTCATGATGCAGAAGGATTCCAACCTGTAAACGATGACTACGAGCAGTTAACGCAACGCATGCTAACGCACGACACAATTATCTTCGCTACACCGCTATACTGGTACGGAATGAGCGGTCATATGAAAAACTTCGTCGATCGCTGGTCACAAAGCTTGCGCGATACATCTCTTCATTTCAAAGAGAAAATGAAAGGCAAAAAAATGTACGTTGTTATCGTTGGCGGCGATAATCCGAAACTAAAAGCATTACCGCTTATCTCCCAGTTCCAATACATCTTTGATTTTGTTGGTTCATCATTTGAAGGGTATATTGTTGGAGATGCGAATGGACTAGATGAAATCCAAAATGATACTGAGGCACTAGCAAAGGCACAAATTTATAATAATGAATTCAAAAATTACAAGCAGAAATAA
- a CDS encoding heavy metal-binding domain-containing protein, with product MIVTTTSTIQGKEIIEYIDIVNGEAIMGANIVRDLFASVRDVVGGRAGAYESKLKEARDIAMEEMKTFARQKNANAIVGIDVDYEVVREGMLMVAVSGTAVRI from the coding sequence ATGATTGTAACAACAACGTCTACAATTCAAGGAAAAGAAATTATTGAGTATATCGATATCGTCAATGGAGAAGCGATTATGGGCGCGAATATCGTTCGTGACCTTTTCGCTTCTGTCCGTGACGTTGTCGGCGGTCGTGCTGGCGCTTATGAAAGTAAATTAAAAGAAGCGCGCGACATCGCGATGGAAGAAATGAAAACTTTCGCAAGACAAAAAAATGCGAACGCAATTGTTGGTATCGACGTGGATTACGAAGTAGTTCGCGAAGGGATGCTAATGGTTGCTGTAAGCGGGACTGCTGTCCGAATATAA
- a CDS encoding IS200/IS605 family accessory protein TnpB-related protein: MKTTRTCKINSITKEQTEALITLIRTFESAKRYSFNRLIEGENEKELIKKLQPKYLLNKRFCEDAILQAQTILFSQKELLPVYLENNQKKLEKTLQKIDDYERGKKRPKQVSLETCLIGLRKRKQKLEQRIETYAKHIKNKTLPPIIFGGRKNFYERMKNKISNQEWKDLRTRQLYSRGDKSKKGNLNMRITVDDCGQGWLEIANPLGRTNGKTKSPRIKVPIMIPYRFYHQITNGVMGKQIGVNPKGKPIIEHQKYSVEIIRKQNEFYVNITFDETEIGRVLDFKETPQSDVIAGIDVNPDRIAVSLCTKQGNFKGSKIFYLHNLNTFSTNKRATIIGQIVQQIKKWLLENNVGGIVLEDLKFQQSHDTDKYSNRNFHQFTYKKMLNSLIRMALRNGFSVKTVNPAYTSVIGKLKYSKNFGISVHEAAAFTIARRGLELQEQLPQEIILLLKNQITTKLRILVASMEESKKNTQKVYKKWLQTIQTWKEYHNWKLWSILHKTVYMNNQQFVFKI; encoded by the coding sequence ATGAAAACAACACGTACTTGTAAAATCAATTCTATTACAAAAGAACAAACGGAAGCTTTAATTACTTTGATCCGTACGTTCGAAAGTGCAAAACGATATAGTTTTAATCGTTTGATTGAGGGCGAAAACGAGAAAGAATTGATAAAAAAACTACAACCTAAATATTTATTAAATAAACGTTTTTGTGAAGATGCGATTTTACAAGCGCAAACGATCCTTTTCTCTCAAAAAGAACTTCTTCCTGTTTACCTAGAAAACAATCAAAAAAAGTTAGAAAAGACGTTACAAAAAATAGATGATTATGAACGCGGCAAAAAAAGACCTAAACAAGTTTCATTAGAAACTTGTTTAATTGGTTTAAGAAAACGAAAACAAAAATTAGAACAAAGAATTGAAACGTATGCAAAACATATTAAAAATAAAACATTACCTCCTATTATTTTTGGTGGGCGGAAAAATTTCTATGAAAGAATGAAAAACAAGATATCCAATCAAGAATGGAAAGATTTGCGGACACGACAATTATATTCTCGCGGAGATAAAAGCAAAAAAGGGAATTTGAACATGCGCATTACAGTTGATGACTGTGGGCAAGGATGGTTAGAAATTGCAAATCCATTAGGACGAACAAATGGAAAAACAAAGAGCCCCCGAATCAAAGTTCCGATTATGATTCCATATCGTTTTTATCATCAAATTACAAATGGCGTTATGGGAAAGCAAATCGGTGTAAATCCAAAAGGAAAACCGATTATAGAGCATCAAAAATATAGTGTGGAAATCATTCGTAAACAAAATGAATTTTATGTAAATATTACGTTTGATGAAACAGAAATAGGTCGTGTACTAGATTTCAAGGAAACACCACAATCAGATGTAATTGCAGGAATTGATGTAAATCCGGACCGCATTGCAGTTAGTTTATGTACAAAACAAGGTAATTTTAAAGGTTCAAAAATTTTTTATCTACACAATCTGAATACATTTTCAACAAACAAACGCGCAACGATAATTGGACAAATCGTACAACAAATTAAAAAATGGTTATTGGAAAACAATGTAGGTGGAATTGTTTTAGAAGATTTAAAGTTTCAACAATCTCATGATACTGATAAATACAGTAATCGTAATTTCCATCAATTTACGTATAAAAAGATGTTGAACAGTTTAATTCGTATGGCTCTTCGTAACGGATTTTCTGTTAAAACAGTAAACCCCGCTTATACAAGTGTGATCGGAAAATTAAAATACAGTAAAAATTTCGGTATTAGTGTTCATGAAGCAGCCGCATTCACGATCGCAAGACGTGGATTAGAATTGCAAGAACAATTACCACAAGAAATTATATTATTATTAAAAAACCAAATTACAACAAAACTGCGTATTCTTGTTGCTTCCATGGAAGAAAGTAAAAAGAATACGCAAAAAGTATATAAAAAATGGTTACAAACAATTCAAACGTGGAAAGAATATCATAATTGGAAATTGTGGAGCATTCTTCACAAAACTGTTTATATGAACAATCAACAATTCGTATTTAAAATTTAA
- a CDS encoding ABC transporter ATP-binding protein has product MLRKFFSYYKPYKGLFILDFSCAVIAGLLELGFPLIVNQFIDKLLPGQNWTLILWACFGLLAVYMLNAGLQYVVTYWGHMLGVNIETDMRQKLFDHIQKLSFRFFDNNKTGHLISRLTNDLMEIGEIAHHGPEDLFIAVMTLVGAFSFMMMINWKLALLTFFVIPFLLWLALYFNKKMTGTFRRLFSDVADFNACIENNVGGIRVVQAFGNEKFEKEQFAVNNARFRTTKLMAYKIMALNSSISYMLMRLVTLFVLICGTWFVLQGELTYGGFIGFVLLTNIFFRPIEKINAVIESYPKGIAGFKRYVELLETEPDIVDSKDAMEVKHVHGDIQYNNITFGYENKEPILNDISLKIHAGETVAFVGPSGAGKTTLCSLLPRFYEQSSGSIQIDGIDTKDMTLSSLRKQIGIVQQDVFLFSGTIRENIAYGNLKASEAEIWQAVKRAQLEDLIYSQPDGLDTVIGERGVKLSGGQKQRLAIARMFLKNPPILILDEATSALDTETELAIQKSLAELAVGRTTLVIAHRLATIKNADRIVVVNKDGIAEQGSHDELVERGGGYSRLYEAQFSS; this is encoded by the coding sequence ATGCTACGTAAATTTTTTTCTTACTATAAACCGTACAAAGGTTTATTTATACTCGACTTTTCTTGCGCAGTTATCGCAGGATTACTAGAACTTGGATTCCCACTTATCGTAAATCAATTTATTGATAAGTTATTGCCAGGACAAAACTGGACGCTTATTTTATGGGCTTGTTTCGGTTTACTTGCAGTTTATATGTTAAATGCAGGCTTGCAATATGTCGTTACATATTGGGGACATATGCTTGGTGTTAACATTGAAACGGATATGAGGCAGAAATTATTTGATCACATTCAAAAGCTATCATTCAGATTTTTTGACAATAATAAAACAGGTCATTTAATTTCACGTCTTACGAACGATTTAATGGAAATTGGGGAAATTGCTCACCACGGGCCAGAAGATTTATTTATCGCTGTAATGACTTTAGTTGGGGCATTCTCATTTATGATGATGATCAACTGGAAGTTAGCGCTATTAACGTTCTTCGTCATTCCATTCCTATTATGGTTAGCACTTTACTTCAACAAAAAAATGACAGGTACGTTTAGACGTTTATTCTCAGACGTTGCTGATTTCAATGCATGTATTGAGAATAACGTTGGTGGTATCCGCGTTGTACAAGCATTCGGAAATGAAAAGTTTGAGAAAGAGCAATTTGCTGTGAATAATGCTCGTTTCCGTACAACGAAATTAATGGCGTATAAAATTATGGCGCTAAATTCGTCAATTAGTTATATGCTCATGCGTCTCGTAACGCTCTTCGTCTTAATATGCGGTACATGGTTTGTTCTGCAAGGTGAATTAACGTACGGTGGATTTATCGGATTTGTTCTATTAACGAATATTTTCTTCCGCCCAATTGAAAAAATTAATGCGGTAATCGAAAGCTATCCGAAAGGGATTGCCGGTTTTAAGAGGTATGTAGAGCTTCTTGAAACAGAGCCTGATATTGTAGACTCTAAAGATGCAATGGAAGTGAAGCATGTACATGGCGATATTCAATATAACAACATTACGTTCGGATATGAAAATAAAGAACCAATTTTAAATGACATTAGTTTGAAAATCCATGCAGGTGAAACGGTTGCGTTCGTTGGACCATCAGGCGCTGGAAAAACGACGTTATGTAGCTTATTACCACGTTTTTATGAGCAATCATCTGGATCGATTCAAATTGATGGTATTGATACGAAAGATATGACGTTATCTTCACTTCGTAAGCAAATCGGAATTGTGCAGCAAGATGTGTTCTTATTCTCAGGAACGATACGTGAAAATATTGCTTACGGAAATTTAAAGGCGTCAGAGGCTGAAATTTGGCAGGCGGTAAAACGTGCGCAGCTAGAAGACCTAATTTACTCACAACCAGACGGTTTAGATACTGTTATCGGTGAGCGCGGCGTGAAACTTTCAGGCGGACAGAAGCAACGTCTAGCGATTGCCCGTATGTTCTTGAAAAACCCGCCAATATTAATTTTAGATGAAGCGACTTCTGCACTAGATACAGAGACGGAACTAGCAATTCAAAAATCGCTTGCAGAATTAGCAGTTGGCCGTACAACATTAGTGATTGCGCATAGACTTGCAACGATTAAAAATGCAGATCGCATCGTCGTTGTAAATAAAGACGGTATTGCAGAGCAAGGTTCACATGATGAATTAGTTGAACGTGGCGGAGGATATAGTAGGTTATACGAAGCTCAGTTTAGTTCGTAA
- a CDS encoding PDZ domain-containing protein codes for MEAWIFEIMRAVGRFFLHPAVYVFLISSIFVGYLRMLRERKDFSFKVYDIWFELRTSLFAGVGYGLIVSIITIGLGLVVSKASLWVILLWTLLFGLTAMYRYLSAAYTFSIAIVCVLLSSKLPVSFLQLGEGEESTIVSLAILLGVMLVVEGLLISKNAVGYSTPKVRKGKRGLKIGLHESKRLWIIPIFILVPGDAVTQFISWWPVVSIGSDTYSLFLVPFLIGFMRRIRSYEPTEALLFTGRRVYGLAALVLVLGIASYWWHVFAIIAMGVAMLGRFTISMQEKISDETRPAYFAARNDGLVVLDTIPNTIGAELNLLPGEIITKVNGVVPRSAEEFYDALQTKTTGAFCKLEVLDTNGELRLAQTALYAGGHHELGVVFVQQEHEWDSEAM; via the coding sequence GTGGAGGCATGGATTTTTGAAATAATGCGGGCAGTTGGACGTTTTTTCTTACACCCTGCTGTCTATGTATTTTTAATAAGTAGTATCTTCGTTGGATACTTACGTATGTTAAGAGAACGAAAGGATTTTTCCTTTAAAGTTTATGATATTTGGTTTGAACTGCGAACATCTCTATTTGCGGGAGTTGGATACGGATTAATTGTATCTATTATTACAATTGGACTTGGCCTTGTTGTTTCCAAAGCGAGCTTATGGGTCATCTTACTTTGGACGTTATTATTTGGATTAACTGCTATGTATCGATATTTATCAGCAGCTTATACATTTAGTATCGCAATTGTATGCGTTCTATTATCTTCTAAGCTACCAGTTTCCTTCTTACAGCTTGGAGAAGGTGAAGAGAGTACGATTGTATCTCTTGCTATTTTGCTAGGCGTCATGCTCGTTGTAGAGGGCTTATTGATTTCTAAAAATGCAGTAGGATATTCTACGCCGAAGGTTAGGAAGGGTAAGCGTGGGCTAAAGATTGGTTTACACGAATCCAAGCGTTTATGGATCATTCCTATTTTTATTCTTGTACCAGGTGATGCGGTAACGCAGTTTATTTCATGGTGGCCTGTCGTTTCAATCGGTTCTGATACATATTCTCTATTCCTCGTTCCATTTTTAATTGGATTTATGAGAAGGATCAGAAGTTATGAGCCGACGGAAGCTTTATTATTTACAGGAAGACGTGTCTATGGCTTAGCAGCACTTGTGCTCGTTTTAGGAATCGCAAGTTATTGGTGGCATGTATTTGCAATTATCGCGATGGGAGTCGCAATGCTTGGGCGTTTCACGATTTCCATGCAAGAAAAAATTTCTGATGAGACAAGACCAGCGTACTTCGCTGCACGTAATGATGGGCTCGTTGTATTAGATACAATCCCGAATACAATTGGTGCAGAGCTGAATTTACTACCTGGAGAAATTATTACGAAAGTAAATGGAGTCGTTCCAAGAAGTGCTGAGGAATTTTATGATGCGCTTCAAACGAAGACGACAGGGGCGTTTTGTAAATTAGAAGTATTAGATACAAATGGTGAGCTTCGTCTTGCTCAAACGGCGTTGTATGCTGGGGGACACCATGAATTAGGTGTTGTGTTTGTTCAGCAGGAGCATGAGTGGGATTCGGAAGCGATGTAA
- a CDS encoding S41 family peptidase — protein MPFATPPVCFGKGNSALKRRVAIIGMVVAFLIGAGGMFAGMSLFGVNPAEVTQTISSGNASTAQGNLAKINEAYALIDSRYVEDVKDDKLVEGAIQGMLSTLKDPYSTYMDKETAKQFSESLDPELEGIGAEVNKTDGKLIIVSPIKGSPAEKIGIKPNDQILSVDGNSVKDLSREEAVLKIRGKKGTTVAIEIKRAGVADPIVFKIKREKIPIFTVFSSVKQESGKDIGYMQITSFAENTAKEFKDQLKELEKKNIKGLVIDVRGNPGGYLNSVEEILGEIMTDKKPMLQVEQRNGEKKKFSTELKERKSYPISVLIDNGSASASEILAGALKEGEGYDLIGEKTFGKGTVQQAVPFKDGSNIKLTMFKWLTPDGNWIHKKGIAPTVEVKQPDYYHATPIQIEKTLSYNSNDVQVKHAQEMLKSLGYVPGREDGYFSKETESALKAFQNANEMEATGQLDKKTAEAIQTKIIEKIRSGENDLQLQSALKLIAK, from the coding sequence ATGCCTTTTGCTACACCACCTGTGTGTTTTGGAAAGGGGAATTCCGCATTGAAACGTAGAGTTGCAATTATTGGAATGGTTGTTGCATTTTTAATTGGTGCTGGCGGAATGTTTGCAGGTATGTCTTTATTTGGGGTTAACCCAGCAGAAGTGACGCAAACAATTTCGAGTGGAAACGCTAGCACTGCGCAAGGGAATTTGGCAAAAATTAATGAGGCGTATGCACTAATTGATTCACGTTATGTGGAAGACGTGAAGGATGACAAGTTAGTCGAAGGTGCAATACAAGGTATGTTGTCTACGCTGAAGGACCCTTATTCCACGTATATGGATAAAGAAACGGCTAAACAGTTTAGTGAATCGCTTGATCCTGAGCTAGAGGGGATTGGGGCTGAGGTGAACAAAACGGACGGTAAGCTTATTATCGTATCACCAATTAAAGGCTCACCGGCAGAAAAGATTGGAATTAAACCGAATGACCAAATTTTATCTGTAGATGGAAATAGTGTGAAAGATTTATCACGTGAAGAAGCAGTATTAAAGATTCGTGGTAAAAAAGGAACGACTGTCGCGATTGAAATTAAGCGTGCAGGAGTAGCTGATCCGATTGTATTTAAAATTAAGCGTGAAAAAATTCCGATCTTCACAGTGTTTAGTTCTGTGAAACAAGAGAGCGGAAAAGATATCGGTTATATGCAAATCACTTCCTTTGCTGAAAATACAGCGAAAGAATTTAAGGATCAGTTAAAAGAGTTAGAGAAGAAAAACATAAAAGGCTTAGTTATTGACGTGCGTGGTAATCCTGGTGGCTACTTAAATAGTGTAGAAGAGATACTAGGGGAAATTATGACGGATAAAAAGCCGATGCTACAAGTAGAGCAACGAAATGGTGAGAAGAAGAAATTCTCTACGGAATTGAAAGAGAGAAAATCATATCCAATTTCAGTATTAATTGATAACGGAAGTGCTTCTGCTTCAGAGATTTTAGCGGGTGCGCTAAAAGAGGGAGAAGGATACGATTTAATTGGTGAAAAAACGTTTGGTAAAGGTACTGTTCAACAAGCCGTTCCATTTAAAGATGGCAGCAACATCAAATTAACGATGTTTAAATGGTTAACACCGGATGGAAACTGGATTCATAAAAAAGGAATCGCGCCAACCGTAGAAGTGAAGCAACCGGATTATTATCATGCGACACCAATTCAAATTGAAAAGACACTTTCATACAATTCAAATGATGTACAAGTAAAGCACGCGCAGGAAATGCTTAAGAGCTTAGGATATGTACCAGGACGTGAAGATGGATACTTTAGTAAAGAGACAGAATCAGCGCTGAAAGCATTCCAAAATGCGAATGAGATGGAAGCGACAGGACAGCTAGATAAAAAGACAGCTGAGGCGATTCAAACGAAAATTATTGAAAAAATCCGTTCTGGAGAAAACGATCTACAATTACAATCAGCATTAAAATTAATAGCGAAATAA
- the ftsX gene encoding permease-like cell division protein FtsX — MKAKTLSRHLREGVKNLSRNGWMTFASVSAVTVTLLLVGVFLTAIMNMNHFATKVEQDVEIRVHIDPAAKEADQKKLEDDMSKIAKVDSIKYSSKEEELKTLIKSLGDSGKAFELFEQDNPLKNVFIVKAKEPTDTATIAKKIEKMQFVSNVQYGKGQVEKLFDTVKTGRNIGIALIAGLLFTAMFLISNTIKITIYARSTEIEIMKLVGATNWFIRWPFLLEGLFLGVLGSIIPIGLILVTYNSLQSVFNEKLGGTIFELLPYSPFVFQLAGLLVLIGALIGMWGSVMSIRRFLKV; from the coding sequence ATGAAGGCTAAGACCCTTAGTCGACATTTGCGAGAAGGTGTAAAAAATCTATCCCGTAACGGATGGATGACGTTTGCTTCTGTTAGTGCAGTAACAGTTACATTATTACTTGTAGGTGTCTTTTTAACAGCCATTATGAATATGAACCATTTTGCGACGAAGGTAGAGCAAGATGTTGAGATTCGTGTACACATTGATCCAGCAGCAAAAGAAGCTGATCAAAAGAAATTAGAAGATGATATGAGTAAGATTGCAAAAGTAGACTCTATTAAATATTCTTCTAAAGAGGAAGAGCTAAAAACCTTAATTAAAAGCTTAGGCGATAGCGGAAAAGCGTTTGAGTTATTTGAACAAGATAACCCACTGAAAAACGTATTCATTGTAAAAGCAAAAGAACCAACAGATACAGCAACAATTGCGAAAAAGATTGAAAAAATGCAGTTTGTAAGTAACGTTCAATACGGTAAAGGTCAAGTTGAAAAATTATTTGATACTGTAAAAACAGGACGTAATATCGGGATTGCACTAATTGCTGGTCTTTTATTCACAGCGATGTTCTTAATCTCTAACACAATTAAAATTACAATTTATGCTCGTAGTACAGAAATCGAAATTATGAAACTTGTAGGTGCAACAAACTGGTTTATTCGTTGGCCGTTCTTGTTAGAGGGATTATTCCTAGGAGTATTGGGATCAATTATTCCAATTGGTCTAATTCTTGTTACGTATAATTCACTGCAAAGTGTGTTTAACGAAAAACTTGGCGGAACAATTTTCGAGCTTCTACCATATAGTCCTTTCGTATTCCAATTAGCTGGTTTACTAGTATTAATTGGGGCTTTAATCGGTATGTGGGGAAGTGTAATGTCAATTCGTCGTTTCTTAAAAGTATAA